The segment ttttagtatgtcCATATCCTTtgcatttatgacaaatagtaCATTAACATGTCTATCAGTTTTCTCATTATCTGATAATTCTGTAGTATTTAAAACTGTTATGTCTCTTAATCTGTCTGTCTCCATTGGTAAacttaaaatttctatctttttagcCAATTCTATTAAACTGTGGTTTTCAGTTCTGTCAATTGTTTTAAGTCTctcatcaatttcttctttaaaactatTACTCTTTCTGTCTTTTACTTCCATTTTTGCTTTTACTACACTGTCActatttgctttttcttttaaattaccaTTATTTTTCCTACCATTGTTGACTACTTTTTTACCAtctctttctatctcttttgtATCTAACATCCTACGTAACATTTCACTGTTTTGTCTTTCATATAATTCTTTCAAGCTACCATTATTATATCTAGGACTATCATTTTTTCCTATTTCTTCTTCTAGCTTTCTACGTATAACATCTTCATCTTTATGTCTTTCAATCATTTCTTTCATCTCTTTATCTATCAACTTCTCATGTAGAGATTCTTTCTTGTCTGTCTTTATTAGGCTCTTTTGTCTATCTGTGTCTAGCTCTTTACATATAATTTGTATTGAACTAGaaatttctctattattttgctttTCCACCATTTCTTTTAGTCTGTCATTTTCTATAGTACTTCTATCTTTTATACGTGTTACTCTTTCCTTAATAGGGCCAATATCTTTATCAACTAATCTGTCAGTTGCTATGTTCACTGCCGTTGTTACGTAGAGCCAATTCTTCATGTTGTCCAATAATAAGAAATAGGCATGCTCCACGAACGGTTCAACAACAGAGAACCACAAACAGCCCAAAAACTTATAGCAAATCCAAATCCTGTTCCGACATAAAACCATTTTCCAaattcatcttcatcatctttATTGCCATAATGAGCTTGGTGACTTTGGTTTGGTACTTCTTCACCTGGACATTTCTGTATAAGCGGAGGCCCACAAAGTGTTGGGTTTCCAATAAAATCAGATGCTTTAAAGCTTTGGAGTTGAGTGCTTGTAGGAATTTTCCCAGATAAGTTGTTGTATGATAGGTCGATGTCGCTCAGAAAGTTTAACTCTGACATGCTAGATGGGATTTTGCTTGAGAACTGATTCCTTGATAAATCAAGTGATTGTAACTGCTTCATTTGACCAATTGTTTGAGGGATTTCTCCAACTAATTTGTTTCTCGAAACATTTAGTCCAACCAATTGCAAAAGACTTGAGATTTCATCTGGAAGTTTTCCCatcaatttgttgcttgaaaggTCAATGATCTTTAATAATCCAAGAATTTTATCATACTTATACTCCCTTCTTTTCAACATAAGCCTCGCATTATCAACAAATTCTCTTtcataataaaaagttatattagTATACATATTATCAACAAATTTAAAGTAATATCTATGAAAGATATCACTGGAAGAGTTCCCAATCTGAGTCATGGCAGTGAAATTGTTGAGGCATTGTGGAATAGTTCCAGATATATCATTTAGGGAGAGATCCAAGATATGTAAATCTTTCAACCAACACATATGCAATGGTATACTTCCATTGAGATTATTGGAATGTAGGATAAGAATATTTAACAGTGGCAGGCTCTCCCCAATCCAAGCTGGTACTTGTCCAAAGAATCTATTGTTTCCCAAGTCTACAAAACTCAACGAACTACAATTTTTCATGGGCAAGGGTAAATCTCCATAGAAACTATTGTTACTCAGACTCAATGTTTCGAGCTGGGTCAACAAGCCGAAAGAGCTTGGAACTTCCCCAGAAAAATTGTTGCTAGCCAAATTCAAAATGACCAGCTTACGCCAATGCATAAAACAATTAGGAAGTTGTCCAGATAAACAGTTCTCAGATAAGTCTAGGTAACTCAAGAACCCACTGCTGATTTTACAAAGAGACGAAATTGTCCCTGAAAACCGATTTTTAGAGAGATTCAACATCATGACTTTAGTGGGAAAAAGTGGTAATTGACCCCTTATCTGGTTTGCACTCAAATCAATTGCAAGACCATCATTCACAAACTTTGTTAACATATTTGGTAACCGTCCATATATTTGGTTGCAAGAAAGATTTAAATATGCTAATGTAGGAGGCAGGTCTGTGAACCACTCTGCCGGAATGGTATCTGAAATTTGAGCATCGGAGATATCAAGCATGATGATTTTCGTTTGAGTTTGGATCCAATTTGGAAATCTAGGCCCTAACTTGAAAGAGCATAAGATTATGAAATTCAATTGGAAAGTGGGAACCCACTGGGAGCTGAATTCCAAAGTGAGGGAATTCTTGGATAAGTCTAAATACTTTAATTTGGAAAGATTTGAGAAAAAGGCTTCAGAGATCACGCCCCGCAAACAATTTGAAGTGACAGCCAAATAGTTGAGGTTATATAGGTTTCCAATGGTTTTGGGGACAGTCCCACTTATATTGTTATGTCGAAgattaatttcttttaacaACGGAAATAATATTCCAAAATTATTGGGCCACAACCCTGAAATTTGATTAGATGGTAAACTCAAAATCTCTAATGAGTCCTTTGCACATCCAGACAAATTATTGAGAAGGTCAACCAGTTGTCCTTTGAGAGTGATGTTCGACAAATACAATTCACGTAAAGAACATATATCCCCCAAGAATTTTGGAATGCTGCCGTTTAGTTGATTAAAACCCAAAGACAGACTTTCAAGAGAAGTAAAAGATTTTGAATAATTGAAACTgggcgaaaatgggtaattacccataaaaaacaaactatctagttaataggGTCCGtttacaaactatatatattttaagcaaatcgagtttcaaagactcgattttgggcccCTAAATCGACTCTCTAAGCctcgattttcatgggttgTTCCTGTCTGATGTGGCAGTTTGTCCAGATGGCGTctacatagaaatcgagtctctaagactcgatttccaacccaaaaataaaatattaatgacccaaaatgcaacccaaaatgcagaaacagctgaaaaaaaaggcagaaagaaagaaaaaaaaaaaagaaagagaagaagaagaagaaggaatggcgACACAGGCCGCGCGCGACAGATCCAGGCCGGCGACTCAGGTCGCCGCGCGACCCACGTCGCCGCGCGACCCAGGTCGCGCGCACCCAGGTCGCAGCGCGACCCAGGTCGCACCGCGCCACCCAGGTCGCACAGCGTGACCCAGGTCGCACCGCGCGATCCATGTCGCACCGCGCGACCTAGGTCGAGGTgcgatctgggttttttttttttttctttcttctcttcgcGGTgcaatctgggtttttttttttctttttcctttcttctctgaTGAACACATTcttctctggttttttttttttttttttcctttcttctctgaTGAACGTGTTGTTGTGGTTTTCCTGCTGCCcttgtggttttttttgtttttgttttaaatgtaaatcgagtctttgaaactcgattttcatgtaGACGCCACGTGGAAAAAGTGCCACATCAGACAGGAACAATCCATGAAAATCGAGCCTTAGACACTCGATTTAGgggcccaaaatcgagtctttaagactcgagttgctaaaattatatatagtttgTAAACGGATcctactaactaaatagtttgttttttatgggtaattacccattttcgcctTGAAACTAGGAAGAGATGAAAAACTCATAGGAGGAAGATCACATGTCGACAAGACCAAGCTTTTTAAATTTGGGAGATGACTCACAACTTCTAGCCAATCATTGGCAGCTCTGAGATTTGTGTGGCTAAGATCAAGGTATTCTAATGAAGATAGATGAGAGAGCCATTCGagattttcattaattttcaaATCATTTCTATTAAGATAGAGTTGTTGCAAATGCGAAAGGTTTCCAAGTTGATCTGGAAATGAACCATTGAGATTGGCCAAAGAGAGATCGAGGTATGTTAAGTTACTAAGAGAACAAATGAACTCTGGGATATGGCTTTGATTAAAATCATTACCACTGAGATCAAGAGAAGTCAAATAAGGCAACTCAAGTATTGAAGGACTAATCATACCTCGCAAATCATGAACCTCAAGCTCAAGTACATGGCATGTTTGATTGTCGCAGTGAACTCCTTCCCAGTTGCAACAATTCTTATGTTCATCTTCACTCCGCCATGAAGATAGCTTGCCATAATCGTCAACGAGGCCTTTTTTGAACTCAAGGAGCGCTTGTCTCTCCCCCTCTAGGCACCTGATGTTGTTAGCATCTCCAaccactacaagaaaaaatgtttattgCAACGAAAAAAACCATTGCAATAACATTAGAGTCATTGCAATAGTTGATACAAgatgttgtaataaaatttgaggtaataggtttatacaacaaaaatttttgttgcaataaactctaaatattttaataataactttgatgcaatgatatatatatatatatatatatatattgttgcaatATGC is part of the Quercus robur chromosome 9, dhQueRobu3.1, whole genome shotgun sequence genome and harbors:
- the LOC126701083 gene encoding receptor-like protein EIX2; translated protein: MHVRVLLAPEIIDGTSKEDDFVPYRLVPLAFSIPVVVGDANNIRCLEGERQALLEFKKGLVDDYGKLSSWRSEDEHKNCCNWEGVHCDNQTCHVLELEVHDLRGMISPSILELPYLTSLDLSGNDFNQSHIPEFICSLSNLTYLDLSLANLNGSFPDQLGNLSHLQQLYLNRNDLKINENLEWLSHLSSLEYLDLSHTNLRAANDWLEVVSHLPNLKSLVLSTCDLPPMSFSSLPSFNYSKSFTSLESLSLGFNQLNGSIPKFLGDICSLRELYLSNITLKGQLVDLLNNLSGCAKDSLEILSLPSNQISGLWPNNFGILFPLLKEINLRHNNISGTVPKTIGNLYNLNYLAVTSNCLRGVISEAFFSNLSKLKYLDLSKNSLTLEFSSQWVPTFQLNFIILCSFKLGPRFPNWIQTQTKIIMLDISDAQISDTIPAEWFTDLPPTLAYLNLSCNQIYGRLPNMLTKFVNDGLAIDLSANQIRGQLPLFPTKVMMLNLSKNRFSGTISSLCKISSGFLSYLDLSENCLSGQLPNCFMHWRKLVILNLASNNFSGEVPSSFGLLTQLETLSLSNNSFYGDLPLPMKNCSSLSFVDLGNNRFFGQVPAWIGESLPLLNILILHSNNLNGSIPLHMCWLKDLHILDLSLNDISGTIPQCLNNFTAMTQIGNSSSDIFHRYYFKFVDNMYTNITFYYEREFVDNARLMLKRREYKYDKILGLLKIIDLSSNKLMGKLPDEISSLLQLVGLNVSRNKLVGEIPQTIGQMKQLQSLDLSRNQFSSKIPSSMSELNFLSDIDLSYNNLSGKIPTSTQLQSFKASDFIGNPTLCGPPLIQKCPGEEVPNQSHQAHYGNKDDEDEFGKWFYVGTGFGFAISFWAVCGSLLLNRSWSMPISYYWTT